From a single Methylosinus sp. H3A genomic region:
- a CDS encoding calcium-binding protein, translating into MQVEHVEADVDLDVDAYPLNDIKVILEPVHTTVNTLNWYGTIYTLTNYNYVDSQASTLLDGEQSVPSDASYVTTADGHRHLRFVYGSVKYRGENPGGDLWVLRIIRNSTGQEVTPSANWSIRFFGASASDAQQWIFTDEYAGGASITPVSNADSFNAAAATGNNTIDLRGGTTDSLINGKAVTLNGDLAKGFGGDGNDVLIANASGDELDGGRGNDQLVGGAGNDTLDGGPGNDALTGGGGYDTYIFDADYGQSVIVNGVATNAGPSGELAMGGGVSLFDLRFMRSGNDLVITVIGTESRVAVRDWFAGAYAQLTKLTFSDGSQIGASAITALAALADAPSGMIENAGNMVLVAAGNNYGLYGKDGSGNPTTGPLLRYQGAAVTPGQFSGWSLVAAQQTASGYVAALWNAALTSYSIWNVDASGNYVTSVGLEKNDPRLWSYETQFNFDLSGDGKIGAPLSPSGAIENAGNVALVALGGYYGLYGKDGAGNPTKGPLLRYEGAAVTTGQFSGSSPVAAEKTASGYVAAFRSMDGTLFSIWNVDADGNHLSHVGVAENDPGLWSYETQFDFDLNRDGKIGAPISPSGVIENTGNVALVTVGGYYWLYGRDGAGNPTAGPVLRYQGAGVTPGQFSGWSLVAAEQTASGYVTAFRSADLTSFSIWKVDADGNYVSGVGVAENDPGLWSYETQLGFDLDGDGKIGAPISPSEVIENAGNVALVTVSGYYWLYGRDGAGNPTAGPVLRYQGAGVTPGQFSGWSLAAAEKTASGYLAAFRSADFTSFSIWSVDADGNYVTSVGVAENDPGLWSYETQFSFDLNSDGKIGAPVSPSDVIENAGDVALVTVGGYYWLYGRDGAGNPTTGPVLRYQGAGMTPGQFPGWSPVGAEATANGYEVALQSTGKQFLIWNVDKSGNYQSGAELGGALDNADGSGGLFLQGDDLTITLSPTQSTVATAAGNAFTFGGHVSESITAFGLTDETFVFTPGAGQDILYGFVAGGGIGHDTLQFNASAFGAGLTAADQNADWQALLAHTANNAAGSAVIADVFGDSIILSGLSKASLTASDVRFV; encoded by the coding sequence TCGCGGAGAGAATCCTGGCGGCGATCTGTGGGTCCTTCGGATCATACGCAATTCGACGGGCCAGGAAGTGACGCCTTCGGCCAATTGGAGCATTCGCTTCTTCGGGGCGAGCGCATCGGACGCGCAGCAGTGGATATTCACAGACGAATATGCCGGCGGCGCCAGCATTACGCCGGTCAGCAACGCGGACAGCTTCAATGCCGCCGCCGCCACCGGCAACAACACGATTGATCTGCGGGGCGGAACCACCGACTCCCTGATCAACGGCAAGGCGGTGACGCTCAACGGCGATCTCGCCAAGGGATTCGGCGGAGACGGCAATGACGTTCTGATCGCCAATGCGTCCGGCGATGAGCTCGATGGAGGCCGCGGGAACGATCAACTCGTCGGCGGCGCCGGCAATGACACACTGGACGGCGGCCCAGGCAATGACGCGCTGACTGGCGGCGGCGGCTACGATACATATATTTTCGACGCCGATTATGGCCAGAGCGTCATCGTCAACGGCGTCGCCACGAATGCCGGGCCGAGCGGCGAGCTCGCTATGGGCGGTGGCGTTTCTCTATTCGACCTCCGGTTCATGCGGTCCGGCAATGATCTCGTCATCACCGTGATCGGCACCGAGAGTCGAGTCGCTGTCCGCGACTGGTTCGCCGGGGCATATGCGCAGCTTACGAAGCTCACCTTCTCTGACGGGTCGCAAATTGGCGCATCCGCGATCACCGCGCTGGCCGCGCTCGCCGATGCGCCGAGCGGCATGATCGAGAACGCCGGCAATATGGTTCTCGTGGCGGCAGGCAATAATTACGGGCTCTACGGCAAGGACGGCTCGGGGAATCCGACGACGGGGCCGCTCCTTCGATATCAGGGCGCCGCCGTGACGCCGGGCCAGTTCTCCGGGTGGTCGCTGGTGGCCGCGCAACAAACCGCGAGCGGTTATGTGGCGGCGCTCTGGAATGCGGCGCTCACGTCGTATTCGATCTGGAACGTCGACGCCAGTGGCAATTACGTTACCAGTGTGGGCCTAGAGAAGAATGACCCTCGTCTGTGGTCGTATGAGACGCAGTTCAATTTCGATCTCAGCGGCGACGGCAAGATCGGCGCGCCGCTTTCGCCGAGCGGCGCGATCGAGAACGCCGGCAATGTCGCTCTCGTGGCGTTGGGCGGTTATTACGGCCTCTACGGCAAGGACGGCGCGGGGAATCCGACGAAGGGGCCGCTCCTGCGATATGAGGGCGCCGCCGTGACTACCGGCCAGTTCTCCGGGTCGTCGCCGGTGGCTGCGGAAAAAACGGCGAGCGGTTATGTGGCGGCGTTCCGGAGTATGGACGGCACATTGTTTTCGATCTGGAACGTCGACGCCGACGGCAATCACCTTTCCCATGTAGGCGTCGCGGAGAACGACCCGGGGCTGTGGTCGTATGAGACGCAGTTCGATTTCGACCTCAACCGCGACGGCAAGATCGGCGCGCCGATTTCGCCGAGCGGGGTGATCGAAAACACCGGCAATGTCGCCCTCGTGACGGTCGGCGGCTATTACTGGCTCTACGGCAGGGACGGCGCCGGGAATCCGACGGCGGGGCCAGTCCTGCGATATCAGGGCGCCGGCGTGACGCCGGGCCAGTTCTCCGGATGGTCGCTGGTCGCCGCGGAACAAACCGCGAGTGGCTATGTGACGGCGTTCCGGAGTGCGGATCTCACATCGTTTTCGATCTGGAAGGTCGACGCCGACGGCAATTATGTTTCCGGCGTGGGCGTCGCGGAGAACGACCCGGGTCTGTGGTCGTATGAGACGCAGCTCGGTTTCGACCTCGACGGCGACGGCAAGATCGGCGCGCCGATTTCGCCGAGCGAGGTGATCGAAAACGCCGGCAATGTCGCCCTCGTGACGGTGAGCGGCTATTACTGGCTCTACGGCAGGGACGGCGCCGGGAATCCGACGGCGGGGCCGGTCCTGCGATATCAGGGCGCGGGCGTGACGCCGGGCCAGTTCTCCGGGTGGTCGCTGGCGGCCGCGGAAAAAACGGCGAGCGGCTATTTGGCGGCGTTCCGGAGTGCGGATTTCACGTCGTTTTCGATCTGGAGCGTCGACGCCGACGGCAATTACGTTACCAGTGTGGGCGTCGCGGAGAACGACCCCGGTCTGTGGTCGTATGAGACGCAGTTCAGTTTCGATCTCAACAGCGACGGCAAGATCGGCGCGCCGGTTTCCCCGAGCGATGTGATCGAAAACGCCGGCGATGTCGCTCTCGTGACGGTCGGCGGCTATTACTGGCTCTACGGCAGGGATGGCGCCGGGAATCCGACGACGGGGCCGGTCCTGCGATATCAGGGCGCGGGCATGACGCCCGGCCAGTTCCCCGGGTGGTCGCCAGTCGGCGCGGAGGCGACTGCGAATGGCTACGAAGTCGCCCTCCAATCGACCGGAAAACAGTTCCTGATATGGAACGTCGACAAGAGCGGCAATTACCAATCCGGCGCGGAGTTGGGCGGCGCTCTCGATAATGCGGACGGGAGCGGCGGCCTTTTCCTGCAAGGCGATGACCTGACCATAACGCTTTCTCCGACACAATCGACCGTGGCTACGGCGGCCGGAAACGCATTTACATTCGGCGGGCATGTGTCCGAATCGATCACGGCCTTTGGTCTGACCGACGAGACATTCGTTTTTACGCCCGGAGCGGGCCAGGACATTCTCTACGGCTTTGTGGCCGGTGGCGGGATAGGACACGACACGCTGCAGTTCAACGCCTCGGCTTTCGGCGCCGGCCTGACCGCGGCCGATCAAAACGCCGATTGGCAGGCGTTGTTGGCGCATACGGCGAATAACGCCGCCGGCTCCGCGGTGATCGCAGATGTGTTCGGCGACAGCATCATCCTCAGCGGCCTTTCAAAAGCGTCGCTGACCGCGAGCGATGTGCGATTCGTTTGA